Proteins from a genomic interval of Paenibacillus sp. FSL R5-0623:
- a CDS encoding GntR family transcriptional regulator, which produces MSLNQKIRGSTRAYSYNLLKERILHLELKPGTKISEKEIADELQVSRTPVREAFMKLAEEELLDIIPQSGTIVSHINLEHVEEGRFMREKMEKEIVTLACVSFPEEFRFRLETNIAMQEVCIGKNNFYRLFELDEEFHQILFQGTGKLRTWKMLQQLNIPFNRLRLLRLAEDSNLEVIISQHKEIYRLITERQTEQAVQVMEAHLRLVVIEQESIKAKYPHYFI; this is translated from the coding sequence ATGTCACTTAATCAAAAAATTAGAGGCTCGACCCGGGCATATTCATATAACCTGTTAAAAGAACGAATCCTTCACCTGGAACTTAAGCCGGGTACCAAGATTTCAGAGAAAGAGATTGCAGATGAACTGCAGGTGAGCAGAACACCCGTTAGAGAAGCATTCATGAAGCTTGCTGAAGAAGAACTGCTGGACATTATTCCCCAGAGTGGAACGATTGTCTCTCATATTAATCTGGAGCATGTGGAAGAAGGCAGGTTTATGCGGGAGAAGATGGAGAAGGAAATCGTGACTTTGGCTTGTGTTTCTTTTCCTGAAGAGTTCAGATTTCGACTTGAAACCAACATTGCAATGCAGGAAGTCTGTATAGGAAAAAACAATTTCTATCGGCTTTTTGAATTGGATGAAGAGTTTCATCAGATTTTGTTCCAGGGCACGGGTAAGCTGAGAACATGGAAAATGTTGCAACAGCTGAATATTCCGTTTAATCGGTTGCGTTTATTGCGTCTAGCGGAGGACTCCAACCTGGAGGTCATCATCTCCCAGCACAAAGAGATTTATCGTCTTATCACAGAGCGTCAGACCGAGCAAGCTGTGCAGGTGATGGAAGCTCATCTTAGACTAGTTGTTATTGAACAAGAATCGATAAAAGCGAAATACCCGCATTATTTTATATAA
- a CDS encoding extracellular solute-binding protein, with amino-acid sequence MNQKPRKFVGKMVLATMMTVVLAACSSGTGAGGDVTEVQTKAAMETYNVGDTFKATEPFNLSILYSDQPSYPYKKDWLLFNKITELTGVTLEPTIVPMSDYSQKRSLLISSGDAPLVIPKTYPGEESAFVSSGAILPISDYIDLMPNFKDKVEKWGLEDELEGLRQEDGKYYVLPGLHEEVWPDYTLLVRTDVFEENNIAIPTTWDELYDAAKKLKEIYPDSIPFSDRFQFNSTLNIAATGFGTKAGWGFGNGLTYKEDQDEFVYTATTPEYKEMLTYFNKLVSEGLLDKESFTQDDDQAVQKFVSGKSFMINGNSQTVVLHRNDMNKTLGEGKYSVAKITVPGGPKGQLMSGSRLENGVMISGKIQKSENFKAIMQFVDWLYYSDEGQEFAKWGVEGETFTKEGGKRKLVEDVNYNGLNPKGTKDLRIDYGFSGGVFAYGGTTDLLQSMFSEEELKFQQDMKDTKEVIPAEPPIPYSSEDRERVTLLSTPLKDYSDQNTLKFILGERDLSEFDTFAKELESQGLSNYLKLANDTYKAYKENKQ; translated from the coding sequence ATGAATCAAAAGCCACGTAAGTTTGTTGGTAAAATGGTGTTGGCAACAATGATGACTGTTGTTCTGGCAGCATGTAGCAGCGGTACCGGAGCTGGAGGTGACGTCACTGAAGTTCAAACCAAGGCAGCGATGGAGACGTACAATGTAGGGGATACATTCAAGGCAACTGAGCCTTTTAATCTCTCCATACTCTATAGTGATCAACCTAGTTATCCATATAAAAAAGACTGGTTACTTTTTAATAAAATTACCGAACTGACGGGTGTTACGCTTGAGCCAACGATTGTACCGATGAGTGATTACTCCCAGAAGAGATCTCTGTTGATTAGCTCCGGTGATGCACCACTGGTTATTCCCAAAACGTATCCTGGTGAAGAGTCTGCATTTGTGTCATCCGGTGCGATTCTGCCAATCAGCGATTATATTGATTTGATGCCAAACTTCAAGGATAAAGTGGAAAAATGGGGATTGGAAGATGAACTCGAAGGACTTCGACAGGAAGATGGGAAATACTATGTACTCCCGGGTCTGCATGAAGAAGTATGGCCAGATTACACACTACTCGTAAGAACGGATGTTTTTGAAGAAAATAACATCGCCATCCCAACCACTTGGGACGAATTGTATGATGCAGCAAAGAAACTGAAAGAGATTTATCCGGATTCCATTCCGTTTTCGGATCGCTTCCAATTCAATAGCACGTTGAACATCGCTGCTACCGGTTTTGGAACCAAGGCTGGATGGGGGTTTGGTAACGGATTGACGTATAAGGAAGATCAGGATGAATTTGTATACACGGCTACAACACCAGAATACAAAGAGATGCTAACGTACTTTAACAAGTTGGTATCCGAAGGATTGCTCGATAAGGAGAGTTTTACACAGGATGATGATCAGGCTGTACAGAAATTTGTATCCGGCAAATCATTCATGATTAATGGTAATTCCCAAACGGTGGTGCTGCACCGAAACGATATGAACAAAACGCTGGGAGAAGGTAAATACTCTGTTGCGAAGATTACAGTACCTGGTGGACCAAAAGGGCAATTAATGTCCGGCTCCAGACTTGAAAACGGTGTCATGATCTCCGGGAAAATTCAAAAAAGCGAAAACTTCAAAGCCATTATGCAATTTGTGGATTGGTTATACTACAGTGATGAGGGTCAAGAGTTTGCCAAATGGGGCGTTGAAGGTGAAACATTTACCAAAGAGGGCGGAAAACGTAAATTGGTAGAAGACGTGAACTACAATGGCTTGAATCCAAAAGGCACTAAAGACTTGCGTATTGACTATGGCTTCTCTGGTGGTGTATTTGCCTACGGGGGTACCACAGATTTGTTGCAATCCATGTTTAGTGAAGAAGAGTTGAAATTCCAGCAAGACATGAAGGATACCAAGGAAGTGATTCCGGCAGAACCACCGATTCCTTACTCTTCAGAGGACCGTGAACGGGTGACACTTCTGAGTACACCACTGAAAGACTATTCGGATCAAAATACACTTAAATTTATCTTGGGTGAGCGGGACTTGTCTGAATTCGATACATTTGCCAAAGAGCTGGAGAGTCAAGGGTTATCTAATTATCTGAAGCTGGCAAATGATACGTACAAAGCCTACAAAGAAAACAAGCAATAA
- a CDS encoding carbohydrate ABC transporter permease: MQESRSYKVFKVFNVIFLLFVVFITLYPFLNVVAQSFSSESYINSGKVSLFPRGFNVETYKTISRDSMFWTNYKNTIIYTVVGTLISMFMTTIFAYALSKKRLMGRKFLTMFAVFTMFFSGGLIPNYVLINSLGFNNTMWALVVPGAISIYNMLIMKSFFENMPEELEEAASIDGLNTYGILLRIILPLSKAVMATMVLFYAVGHWNSWFPAFLYLDKKELFPVTIYLRNMIAGATSGASAGATSADNLTQIAANIKSVTMVLTILPILTIYPFVQRYFVTGIMLGSVKQ; encoded by the coding sequence ATGCAGGAATCCAGATCTTACAAGGTATTTAAAGTATTCAATGTCATCTTTCTGCTGTTCGTGGTATTTATAACGCTCTATCCATTCTTAAATGTCGTGGCACAATCCTTCAGTAGTGAGTCCTATATTAATTCGGGTAAGGTTAGTTTGTTCCCAAGAGGATTCAATGTGGAGACATACAAGACTATCTCACGTGACAGCATGTTCTGGACCAATTATAAAAATACGATTATCTACACCGTAGTAGGTACGTTAATCTCCATGTTTATGACGACTATTTTCGCATATGCCCTGTCCAAAAAGAGGTTGATGGGTCGCAAGTTTCTGACGATGTTCGCCGTATTTACCATGTTCTTCAGTGGTGGATTGATTCCAAACTATGTGTTGATTAATTCCCTTGGGTTCAACAACACCATGTGGGCACTTGTTGTTCCTGGCGCAATTAGCATATACAACATGCTGATCATGAAGTCATTTTTTGAAAATATGCCTGAAGAACTGGAGGAAGCTGCCTCCATTGACGGTTTGAACACCTACGGGATCTTGTTACGCATTATATTGCCGCTTAGTAAAGCAGTTATGGCAACCATGGTGCTGTTCTACGCAGTAGGTCATTGGAATTCCTGGTTCCCAGCCTTTCTGTATTTGGACAAAAAAGAACTGTTCCCGGTCACCATTTATTTGCGCAATATGATTGCAGGAGCGACAAGCGGGGCATCTGCCGGTGCAACCTCAGCTGATAACCTGACACAGATTGCTGCCAATATTAAGTCTGTAACGATGGTATTAACCATCTTGCCGATACTCACCATCTATCCATTTGTCCAAAGATACTTTGTAACCGGTATCATGTTAGGGTCTGTTAAACAGTAA
- a CDS encoding ABC transporter permease subunit → MESETAKTTLTMTSLRKESRLRTAATLFRKDWQLYSLLILPIIYLLIFKYGPMIGNVIAFRRFVPGGSIFGETWVGLRYFKMFIEDPTFWRVFGNTLMLGGLALLFTFPVPIIFALMLNEVKSKRFKKFVQTASYLPHFLSIVIVAGMILQLTAVNGSINGLVAFFTGDNIPFMQRAEWFRTIYITSEVWQGMGWGAILYLAALTTIDDSLYEAARIDGANRWKQTIHVTLPGILPTIVTLLILNMGNFLAVGFEKILLLYNPLIYETSDVISTYLYRVGLESSNFSYATAIGLFESLIGLILVFSVNAISRRLTQRSLW, encoded by the coding sequence ATGGAGTCGGAAACCGCTAAAACAACGTTAACCATGACATCTTTACGTAAAGAGAGCAGATTACGAACGGCAGCAACTTTGTTCCGCAAAGACTGGCAGCTGTATTCACTATTAATCCTTCCCATCATTTATCTCCTTATTTTTAAATATGGGCCGATGATTGGTAATGTGATTGCGTTCAGACGTTTTGTTCCCGGGGGAAGTATATTTGGAGAAACGTGGGTTGGGTTAAGGTACTTCAAAATGTTCATTGAGGACCCTACCTTCTGGAGAGTATTCGGTAATACGCTGATGTTGGGCGGACTTGCATTGCTCTTTACATTCCCGGTTCCAATCATTTTTGCCTTGATGCTTAACGAAGTGAAGAGTAAACGATTCAAAAAGTTTGTACAGACCGCGTCATATCTGCCTCATTTTCTGTCCATCGTTATCGTTGCGGGTATGATCCTGCAGCTGACAGCAGTGAATGGTTCCATTAATGGACTGGTGGCTTTCTTCACCGGAGACAATATTCCTTTTATGCAGCGGGCTGAATGGTTCAGAACAATCTATATCACTTCTGAGGTATGGCAGGGTATGGGTTGGGGGGCAATTCTGTATCTGGCTGCACTGACAACCATTGATGATTCCTTGTATGAAGCTGCACGTATCGATGGTGCCAATCGGTGGAAGCAAACGATTCATGTAACGTTACCAGGGATCTTGCCAACGATTGTGACGTTATTGATTTTGAACATGGGTAATTTCCTGGCTGTTGGATTTGAAAAAATCTTACTCTTGTACAATCCACTGATCTACGAGACATCTGATGTGATCTCCACTTACCTGTATCGGGTTGGACTGGAATCCAGTAACTTCAGTTATGCTACCGCAATTGGCTTGTTCGAATCGCTGATCGGTCTGATTCTGGTGTTCTCCGTAAATGCCATTTCACGCAGACTGACACAAAGAAGCTTATGGTAA
- a CDS encoding HAD family hydrolase — translation MALKAILFDLDDTLLWDERSVREAFHETCLIAAQETGVKPEELEEAVRNEARGLYESYETFPFTKMIGINPFEGLWANFTGGDQPEFRQLEQLAPVYRKESWRRGLLKLGIDREDLAEQLAAQFGVERRSRPHVYEETMDTLRQLQGKYKLLLLTNGCPALQQEKLDGVPELTPFFDEIIISGNFGKGKPDPSIFEHALSKLGVKPEESMMVGDKLTTDIRGALSSGIQSVWINREHKTNNETYAPDHEITHLSELNQLIANF, via the coding sequence ATGGCGTTAAAAGCGATTTTGTTCGACCTAGATGATACTTTATTATGGGATGAGCGTAGTGTTCGAGAAGCTTTTCATGAGACTTGTCTAATCGCAGCGCAAGAGACTGGGGTAAAACCAGAAGAACTTGAAGAAGCTGTTCGTAATGAGGCACGTGGACTGTATGAATCATATGAAACCTTTCCTTTTACCAAAATGATTGGAATCAATCCGTTTGAAGGCCTTTGGGCTAACTTTACTGGTGGGGATCAGCCTGAGTTCCGTCAGTTGGAACAGCTTGCTCCAGTTTACCGTAAAGAATCTTGGCGTCGTGGCTTGTTGAAGTTGGGTATAGATCGGGAAGATCTTGCTGAACAACTTGCTGCGCAGTTTGGAGTAGAACGGAGATCCAGACCTCATGTGTACGAAGAAACGATGGATACCTTGCGTCAGTTACAAGGAAAGTACAAACTGTTATTGTTAACAAACGGTTGTCCTGCTTTGCAACAAGAAAAGTTGGATGGTGTACCTGAATTGACTCCTTTCTTTGATGAGATTATTATCTCGGGTAACTTCGGAAAAGGAAAACCAGATCCGTCGATATTTGAACATGCTTTGAGTAAACTGGGTGTTAAACCCGAAGAGAGCATGATGGTTGGAGACAAGTTAACGACTGATATTCGTGGTGCTTTATCATCTGGGATCCAATCCGTATGGATTAACCGTGAGCATAAGACCAACAACGAAACGTATGCGCCAGACCATGAAATAACACATTTATCGGAATTAAATCAGCTTATTGCTAATTTCTAA
- a CDS encoding DUF896 domain-containing protein translates to MDIDSLVARINELARKQKSTGLSEEELAERAELREIYLSNIRSNFRQQLDTIEIVDDENDKGHQGKLKH, encoded by the coding sequence TTGGATATAGATAGTCTGGTAGCACGCATTAACGAATTGGCTCGTAAGCAAAAGTCCACTGGATTGTCGGAGGAAGAACTTGCTGAACGTGCCGAGCTAAGAGAGATTTATTTGAGCAATATTCGCAGTAATTTCAGACAACAACTGGATACCATTGAGATTGTTGATGATGAGAATGACAAAGGCCACCAAGGCAAACTCAAACACTAA
- a CDS encoding LysM peptidoglycan-binding domain-containing protein, which produces MRYSTYQSIYEPMNSELVKSNIGNYKKVLARFKISSWMLKVAITSLIIFIGCSTVLTVFAGNENDVLPGGKIAVSQGETLWSISLEHKPTNMDTRIYIEAIKKVNQLHTTSIQVGQVLALPQFAE; this is translated from the coding sequence ATGAGATATTCTACTTATCAAAGCATTTATGAACCGATGAATTCGGAACTGGTGAAGTCTAACATAGGGAACTACAAGAAGGTTTTAGCGCGTTTCAAGATTTCTTCATGGATGTTAAAGGTAGCCATTACCTCTTTGATTATATTTATTGGATGCAGCACTGTTTTAACTGTATTTGCTGGCAATGAGAATGATGTTCTCCCTGGAGGAAAGATAGCCGTTTCACAAGGGGAAACATTATGGAGTATTTCTTTGGAACATAAACCGACGAATATGGACACACGTATTTATATAGAAGCAATTAAGAAAGTGAATCAACTTCATACGACTTCCATCCAAGTGGGACAAGTACTAGCTCTACCGCAATTTGCAGAATAA
- the lexA gene encoding transcriptional repressor LexA, with product MSKISSRQQAILEFIRNEVRLKGYPPSVREIGEAVGLASSSTVHGHLDRLEKKGLIRRDPTKPRAIELLSQEESEHSHQFAHSVARIPVVGKVTAGVPITATENIEDYFPLPTHYVGEQKVFMLSVVGDSMVEAGIVNGDYVIVRQQQTADNGDIVVAMTEDDEATVKTFYKEKDHIRLQPENATFEPLRLKHVSILGKVIGLFRDIH from the coding sequence ATGTCGAAGATATCCAGCAGGCAGCAGGCTATTCTGGAGTTTATACGAAATGAAGTCCGGTTGAAGGGGTATCCTCCTTCCGTACGGGAAATTGGTGAAGCTGTTGGACTTGCTTCCAGCTCAACAGTACATGGACATTTGGATCGTTTGGAGAAAAAAGGTTTGATCCGACGCGACCCTACCAAGCCAAGAGCCATTGAGCTTTTGAGCCAGGAAGAATCTGAGCATTCTCATCAATTTGCTCATAGCGTTGCACGTATTCCTGTCGTTGGTAAGGTTACAGCCGGGGTTCCAATCACTGCAACCGAGAACATTGAAGACTACTTCCCTCTTCCTACACATTATGTAGGCGAACAGAAAGTGTTTATGCTTTCAGTAGTTGGAGATAGTATGGTGGAAGCTGGAATCGTTAATGGAGATTACGTTATTGTCCGTCAACAGCAAACTGCTGATAACGGTGATATCGTCGTTGCAATGACTGAAGACGATGAAGCTACAGTGAAAACGTTCTATAAAGAGAAAGATCATATTCGCCTTCAACCGGAGAATGCGACCTTCGAACCTTTACGTTTGAAACACGTTAGTATTCTGGGTAAAGTCATAGGCCTTTTCCGAGATATTCATTAA
- a CDS encoding aldehyde dehydrogenase: protein MDQAKQLVTKQRTFFYTGQTKNIEYRINALQQLRKGIEKYQQRIQDALRADLNKSEAEAYGSEIRIVLGELDFALEHLQEWAAPKQVPTNSAMPDGVSTIYPEPYGVALIIAPWNYPFQLAFGPLIGAIAAGNCAVIKPSELTPAVSRLTYDLIQEIFPQEYIAVMEGEVEVSTALLKEKFDYIFFTGSTGVGRIVMKAAAEHLTPVTLELGGKSPAIVHSDVDLKLVTQRIVRGKFLNAGQTCVAPDYLLVHEQVHDELIDLISAEIKEKFGDDVLQNADFPHIVNARNFDRLSKFLTDAKTLIGGRSVREQLLIEPTVLGDVNWESPVMQEEIFGPILPVFTYSDLNPMLDEIVRRPKPLALYLFTQDERLQDQVLNQLSFGGGCINDTLSHMTSHYLPFGGVGESGMGSYHGQQSFDVFSHHKSVLKRSE, encoded by the coding sequence ATGGATCAGGCAAAACAACTAGTGACAAAACAACGTACATTTTTTTATACAGGTCAAACTAAAAATATCGAATATCGGATTAATGCGCTTCAACAGCTTAGAAAAGGAATTGAAAAGTATCAGCAACGCATTCAAGATGCACTTCGGGCAGATTTGAACAAATCTGAGGCGGAAGCTTACGGTTCCGAGATTCGCATTGTTTTGGGTGAACTGGATTTTGCATTAGAACACCTGCAGGAATGGGCTGCACCAAAACAAGTCCCAACCAATTCGGCTATGCCGGATGGGGTGAGTACCATTTATCCTGAACCATACGGAGTGGCTCTTATTATTGCACCTTGGAACTATCCTTTCCAACTGGCCTTTGGTCCACTGATTGGAGCAATTGCAGCCGGTAACTGTGCAGTTATCAAGCCTTCTGAATTAACACCAGCCGTATCTCGTCTGACGTATGATCTGATTCAGGAGATCTTCCCTCAGGAGTATATTGCGGTTATGGAAGGAGAAGTTGAGGTCAGCACAGCATTGTTGAAAGAGAAGTTTGATTATATTTTCTTCACAGGTAGCACAGGTGTTGGTCGCATTGTTATGAAGGCAGCTGCGGAGCATTTGACTCCTGTAACTCTGGAGCTAGGGGGCAAGAGCCCTGCTATTGTCCATAGTGATGTAGATCTGAAGCTGGTGACCCAGCGTATTGTTCGCGGTAAATTCCTGAATGCAGGGCAAACATGCGTTGCTCCGGATTATTTGCTTGTGCATGAACAAGTTCATGATGAATTGATTGATCTGATTAGCGCAGAGATCAAAGAAAAATTTGGGGATGATGTGTTACAGAACGCTGATTTCCCGCATATTGTCAACGCGCGTAATTTTGATCGGTTGTCGAAATTCCTCACAGATGCCAAAACACTAATTGGAGGGCGTTCTGTACGTGAGCAGTTGCTCATTGAGCCGACTGTACTTGGAGATGTGAACTGGGAATCACCTGTCATGCAAGAAGAGATCTTCGGTCCGATTCTTCCTGTATTTACGTACAGTGACCTGAATCCTATGCTGGATGAGATTGTCCGCCGGCCAAAACCATTGGCGCTATATCTCTTCACACAGGATGAGCGACTGCAGGATCAGGTTCTGAATCAATTATCCTTCGGTGGGGGATGTATTAATGACACACTTTCTCATATGACTTCACACTATCTCCCGTTTGGTGGTGTAGGAGAGAGCGGTATGGGCTCATATCACGGACAACAGAGCTTTGATGTGTTCTCGCATCACAAGAGTGTTCTGAAACGCAGTGAATAA
- the glnA gene encoding type I glutamate--ammonia ligase — translation MSYTKEDILRISKEENVRFIRLQFTDLLGAIKNVEIPVSQLTKALDNKMMFDGSSIEGYVRIEESDMYLYPDLDSWLIFPWVAENRVARLICDVYLPDGNPFPGDPRGILKRNLKEAQDMGFTSFNVGPEPEFFLFKTDEKGNPTNELNDQGGYFDLAPTDLGENCRRDIVITLEEMGFEIEASHHEVAPGQHEIDFKYADALKAADQIQTFKLVVKTIARQHGLHATFMPKPLFGMNGSGMHCNQSLFKGNENAFVDESDELGLSKTARHFMAGTLKHARAFAAITNPTVNSYKRLVPGYEAPCYVAWSASNRSPMIRIPASRGLSTRVEVRNPDPAANPYLALSVLLKAGLDGIKRELSLPAPIDRNIYIMSEEERVEEGIPSLPADLKEALNELIRSEVICDALGDHALAHFYELKEIEWDMYRTQVHQWERDQYITLY, via the coding sequence GTGAGTTATACAAAAGAAGACATTCTCCGCATTTCGAAAGAAGAAAACGTACGATTCATTCGATTGCAATTTACTGATTTGCTTGGAGCTATCAAAAACGTTGAGATTCCTGTGAGTCAGTTGACTAAGGCTCTGGATAACAAAATGATGTTTGATGGATCTTCCATTGAAGGTTATGTACGTATTGAAGAGTCCGACATGTACCTCTATCCAGATCTAGATTCTTGGCTTATTTTCCCATGGGTTGCAGAGAACCGTGTTGCACGTCTGATTTGCGACGTATATCTTCCGGATGGTAATCCGTTCCCAGGAGATCCACGTGGTATCTTGAAACGTAACCTGAAGGAAGCCCAAGATATGGGATTCACTTCCTTCAACGTTGGTCCTGAACCCGAGTTCTTCTTGTTCAAAACAGACGAAAAAGGAAACCCAACTAACGAACTGAATGACCAAGGTGGTTATTTCGACCTTGCGCCTACGGATCTTGGTGAAAACTGTCGTCGTGACATCGTTATCACACTTGAAGAAATGGGCTTTGAGATCGAAGCTTCCCACCATGAGGTAGCTCCAGGTCAGCATGAGATCGACTTCAAATATGCTGATGCTCTGAAAGCGGCTGACCAGATCCAAACGTTCAAACTCGTTGTTAAAACGATTGCACGTCAGCATGGTTTACATGCGACATTCATGCCGAAACCACTGTTTGGTATGAACGGATCCGGTATGCACTGTAACCAATCCTTGTTCAAAGGCAATGAGAACGCATTTGTTGATGAGTCGGACGAGTTGGGTCTGAGCAAAACTGCTCGTCACTTCATGGCTGGAACTCTGAAGCACGCACGTGCGTTTGCAGCAATTACTAACCCAACTGTGAACTCATACAAACGTCTTGTACCAGGTTATGAAGCACCTTGTTATGTAGCATGGTCTGCTAGTAACCGTAGCCCAATGATTCGTATTCCAGCTTCCCGTGGTCTGAGTACACGTGTTGAGGTTCGTAACCCGGATCCGGCTGCTAACCCTTACCTGGCTTTGTCTGTTCTGTTGAAAGCAGGTCTGGACGGAATCAAACGTGAGCTTTCCTTACCAGCTCCAATTGACCGTAACATCTACATCATGTCAGAAGAAGAGCGTGTGGAAGAAGGCATTCCTAGCTTGCCAGCTGATCTGAAAGAAGCATTGAATGAATTGATCCGCAGCGAAGTCATCTGTGATGCTCTCGGCGACCACGCCTTGGCTCACTTCTATGAGCTGAAAGAAATTGAGTGGGATATGTACCGTACACAAGTCCACCAATGGGAACGCGATCAATATATTACGTTGTACTAA
- a CDS encoding MerR family transcriptional regulator, with translation MGDEIRRNMALFPIGIVMKLTDLSARQIRYYEQHSLIVPARTSGNQRLFSFNDVERLLEIKALIEKGVNIAGIKQVMNPVSKESEEATVITPDTEVKRRELSDTQLHRLLKQQLVSGKRPGQVSLIQGELSRFFNKN, from the coding sequence ATGGGTGATGAAATCCGCAGAAATATGGCCTTATTCCCAATTGGTATTGTAATGAAACTTACGGATCTGTCTGCACGTCAGATTCGTTACTATGAGCAACACAGCTTGATCGTTCCTGCGAGAACGTCAGGTAATCAACGGTTATTCTCTTTTAATGACGTAGAGAGATTGCTAGAGATCAAGGCTTTGATTGAAAAAGGAGTTAACATCGCAGGGATCAAACAAGTGATGAATCCTGTTTCGAAAGAATCCGAAGAAGCTACAGTTATCACGCCGGATACTGAAGTTAAACGCAGAGAGCTGTCCGATACGCAGTTGCACCGCTTGCTGAAGCAGCAGCTTGTTTCAGGTAAGAGACCAGGACAAGTATCTCTCATTCAGGGAGAGCTTTCCCGATTCTTTAATAAAAACTAA
- a CDS encoding methionine gamma-lyase family protein, translating to MVSFDSEISELQHQVERQIEGQLQQIDRITDHNQWKVINAFQQRKVSDFHFAGSTGYAYNDRGREVLDEVYADVFGAEAALVRPHFASGTHTISTALFGVLRPGDELLYITGKPYDTLHKVIGKPGDGTGSLRDFGIGYRETALTDEGGVDWAAVEKNITPATKVIGIQRSRGYDWRSSFCVAEIAEMVTRVKALKEDVIVFVDNCYGEFTEEHEPTEVGVDLMAGSLIKNPGGGIAETGGYICGKEQYVELAAYRLTAPGIGGEVGAMLGTTRGIYQGLYMAPTIVGQAIKGSTFAAAMFAESGFVTKPAWNEARTDLIQAVQFSSAEHLIAFVQGIQRAAAVDSHVVPEPWDMPGYEHPVIMAAGTFIQGGSLELSADAPIREPYIGYMQGGLTYSHVKYGVLMALQTMKDRKLL from the coding sequence ATGGTAAGCTTTGATTCAGAAATATCTGAACTTCAACATCAAGTGGAGCGTCAGATTGAAGGACAACTGCAACAGATTGATCGGATCACAGATCACAATCAATGGAAGGTGATTAATGCTTTCCAACAGCGAAAAGTAAGTGATTTTCACTTTGCAGGTTCAACAGGTTATGCCTATAACGATCGTGGGCGTGAAGTGCTTGATGAAGTATATGCTGATGTTTTCGGCGCGGAAGCCGCGTTGGTACGTCCTCATTTTGCTTCAGGTACACATACGATTAGTACAGCTCTTTTTGGAGTGCTGCGCCCAGGGGACGAATTATTGTACATCACTGGTAAGCCTTATGACACATTGCATAAAGTTATTGGCAAACCCGGTGATGGCACTGGTTCATTACGCGATTTTGGTATCGGTTACCGTGAGACGGCCTTAACTGATGAAGGTGGAGTGGACTGGGCAGCAGTTGAAAAAAACATTACACCGGCTACAAAAGTCATTGGGATTCAACGTTCACGTGGTTATGACTGGCGCTCCTCCTTCTGTGTTGCTGAGATTGCTGAGATGGTTACGCGTGTTAAAGCTCTTAAGGAGGATGTCATCGTATTCGTAGATAATTGTTACGGTGAATTCACGGAGGAACATGAACCGACAGAAGTCGGAGTTGATCTGATGGCCGGATCACTGATCAAGAATCCTGGTGGAGGTATTGCGGAAACCGGTGGATACATATGTGGGAAGGAACAGTACGTAGAGCTAGCAGCTTATCGTCTGACAGCCCCTGGAATTGGGGGAGAGGTGGGAGCAATGCTGGGGACAACACGTGGCATCTACCAAGGACTTTACATGGCACCGACAATTGTAGGACAAGCTATCAAAGGAAGTACGTTTGCTGCTGCGATGTTTGCTGAATCCGGATTTGTAACCAAACCCGCCTGGAATGAAGCTCGCACAGATCTGATCCAGGCTGTTCAGTTTAGCTCTGCCGAGCATCTGATCGCCTTCGTGCAGGGGATTCAGCGTGCAGCAGCTGTAGATAGTCATGTGGTTCCTGAACCATGGGATATGCCTGGTTATGAGCACCCTGTCATTATGGCGGCAGGTACGTTCATTCAGGGTGGAAGTCTGGAATTATCAGCCGACGCGCCTATTCGGGAGCCGTATATCGGGTATATGCAAGGCGGATTAACGTACTCTCATGTCAAATATGGCGTTTTGATGGCGTTACAGACTATGAAAGATCGTAAATTATTGTGA